A single region of the Mycobacteriales bacterium genome encodes:
- the rph gene encoding ribonuclease PH, with translation MTRHDGRSADALRPVVLTRGWLDHAEGSCLVEFGRTRVLVAASASEGVPRWRKGSGLGWVTAEYSMLPRATHTRSDRESVKGRIGGRTHEISRLIGRSLRASIDLSKLGESSISIDCDVLQADGGTRTAAITGAYVALVDACRHLGREAALVRSVAAISVGVVDGTPVLDLDYPEDVSAGTDMNVVGTGDGALVEVQGTAEGEPFSRAELTALLDLAQGGIADLTRLQAEALDQPLRRRHEGVPTSL, from the coding sequence GTGACCCGCCATGACGGCCGCTCGGCCGATGCCCTCCGTCCCGTCGTCCTCACCAGGGGGTGGCTCGACCACGCCGAGGGCTCCTGCCTCGTCGAGTTCGGCCGCACCCGGGTCCTCGTCGCGGCCTCGGCGAGCGAGGGCGTCCCGCGGTGGCGCAAGGGCAGCGGCCTGGGCTGGGTGACGGCGGAGTACTCCATGCTGCCGCGCGCCACCCACACCCGCTCCGACCGCGAGTCGGTCAAGGGCCGCATCGGCGGCCGCACCCACGAGATCAGCCGGCTCATCGGCCGCTCGCTGCGGGCCTCGATCGACCTGTCGAAGCTCGGCGAGTCCTCGATCTCGATCGACTGCGACGTCCTGCAGGCCGACGGCGGCACCCGCACCGCGGCCATCACCGGCGCCTACGTCGCGCTCGTCGACGCCTGCCGCCACCTCGGCCGCGAGGCGGCCCTTGTGCGGTCTGTCGCGGCGATCTCGGTCGGCGTCGTCGACGGCACCCCGGTGCTCGACCTCGACTACCCCGAGGACGTCTCGGCCGGCACCGACATGAACGTCGTCGGCACCGGTGACGGCGCGCTCGTCGAGGTGCAGGGCACCGCTGAGGGGGAGCCCTTCTCGCGGGCCGAGCTGACCGCGCTGCTCGACCTCGCGCAGGGCGGCATCGCCGACCTCACCCGGCTGCAGGCCGAGGCGCTCGACCAGCCGCTGCGCCGGCGCCACGAGGGCGTCCCGACCTCGCTGTGA
- a CDS encoding class I SAM-dependent methyltransferase → MTRVTGDSGLQSEVLEDLVEARNYRRWLVDLIGPHLGDDPLEVGGGLGHYAADWVAVRAAQGLTRFTTSEADPSRLAALRERFAADPTVTVRELAVPIEEVAAYSSVVACNVLEHIPDDVAALRAFAGLVRDEGAVVVVVPAFPSAMSRFDRAIGHERRYRRASLRRAAEAAGLTVEVLHHVNLPGLLAWLVTVKLLRTRPRAGLLLTVYDRGVVPWLRRLEGRRPPPFGQSLLLVARVPQRDAR, encoded by the coding sequence GTGACGCGGGTGACGGGTGACAGCGGGCTGCAGAGCGAGGTCCTCGAGGACCTCGTCGAGGCCCGCAACTACCGCCGCTGGCTGGTCGACCTCATCGGGCCGCACCTCGGCGACGACCCGCTCGAGGTCGGAGGCGGGCTCGGTCACTACGCCGCCGACTGGGTCGCGGTCCGCGCCGCGCAGGGGCTGACCCGCTTCACCACGTCCGAAGCCGACCCGTCGCGGCTCGCGGCGCTGCGGGAGCGCTTCGCAGCGGACCCGACCGTGACGGTCCGCGAGCTGGCGGTGCCGATCGAGGAGGTCGCGGCGTACTCCTCCGTCGTCGCCTGCAACGTGCTCGAGCACATCCCCGACGACGTCGCCGCGCTGCGGGCCTTCGCCGGGCTGGTGCGTGACGAGGGAGCGGTCGTCGTGGTCGTGCCGGCCTTCCCGTCGGCGATGTCGCGCTTCGACCGGGCGATCGGCCACGAGCGCCGCTACCGGCGGGCGTCGCTGCGGCGTGCCGCCGAGGCCGCGGGTCTCACCGTCGAGGTCCTCCACCACGTCAACCTGCCGGGCCTGCTCGCGTGGCTCGTCACGGTGAAGCTGCTGCGCACGCGGCCGAGGGCGGGGCTGCTGCTCACCGTCTACGACCGCGGGGTAGTGCCGTGGCTGCGCCGCCTCGAGGGTCGCCGGCCACCGCCGTTCGGGCAGTCGCTGCTGCTCGTCGCGCGGGTCCCTCAGCGCGACGCGCGGTAG
- a CDS encoding SDR family oxidoreductase — translation MTRVVVTGGAGFLGSHLCTRLLDDGAEVVALDNFVTGTPENVAHLTERDGFRLVKADITDYVHVPGPVDQILHFASPASPIDYLQLPIETLKVGSIGTLHALGLAKEKGARFILASTSETYGDPQVHPQPETYWGHVNPVGPRGVYDEAKRYAEALTMAYRRTHGVDTGILRIFNTHGPRMRPNDGRAIPAFTSQALTGKPITVAGDGSQTRSIIYVDDLVEGIMRLLRSDLAGPVNVGNPHEVSVLYLAETIKRLVGSDSPITFIERPVDDPSIRQPDITLARRELGWEPKVDFEDGLSRTIEWFRTHPELIQV, via the coding sequence ATGACACGCGTGGTGGTGACCGGCGGGGCCGGCTTCCTCGGGTCGCACCTGTGCACCCGGCTGCTCGACGACGGCGCGGAGGTGGTCGCGCTCGACAACTTCGTCACCGGCACCCCGGAGAACGTCGCGCACCTCACCGAGCGCGACGGCTTCCGGCTCGTCAAAGCCGACATCACCGACTACGTCCATGTGCCCGGACCGGTCGACCAGATCCTGCACTTCGCCTCGCCCGCCTCGCCGATCGACTACCTGCAGCTGCCCATCGAGACCCTCAAGGTCGGCTCGATCGGGACCCTGCACGCCCTCGGCCTGGCCAAGGAGAAGGGCGCGCGCTTCATCCTCGCCTCGACCTCGGAGACCTACGGCGACCCGCAGGTCCACCCGCAGCCCGAGACCTACTGGGGCCACGTCAACCCGGTCGGCCCGCGCGGGGTCTACGACGAGGCCAAGCGCTACGCCGAGGCCCTGACGATGGCCTACCGCCGCACCCACGGCGTCGACACCGGCATCCTGCGCATCTTCAACACCCATGGTCCGCGGATGCGACCCAACGACGGTCGGGCGATCCCGGCCTTCACGTCGCAGGCGCTCACCGGCAAGCCGATCACGGTCGCCGGCGACGGCTCGCAGACCCGCTCGATCATCTACGTCGACGACCTCGTCGAGGGCATCATGCGGCTGCTGCGCTCCGACCTCGCCGGGCCCGTCAACGTCGGCAACCCGCACGAGGTGTCGGTGCTCTACCTCGCCGAGACCATCAAGCGGCTGGTCGGCTCGGACTCGCCGATCACCTTCATCGAGCGGCCCGTCGACGACCCGTCGATCCGCCAGCCCGACATCACCCTCGCCCGCCGCGAGCTCGGCTGGGAGCCCAAGGTCGACTTCGAGGACGGCCTGTCGCGCACCATCGAGTGGTTCCGCACCCACCCCGAGCTCATCCAGGTCTGA
- a CDS encoding response regulator transcription factor: protein MTRVLVAEDHPLYRDGLCALLATVPGVQVTGAVDSAAAALAAAGDADLVLLDLEMPGGSGLDAIRDLVGQGVSVLVLTSHDDDASVYAALRAGAHGYLHKSTGPEELTRAVLAVAAGDGLFGSQVMERITRHFASGGRASASSVLPQLTPREREVLSLMVEGRSTAEIADHFVVSLKTVRNQVSSILVKLRARDRVHAVAIGREHGLGA from the coding sequence ATGACCCGAGTCCTGGTGGCGGAGGACCACCCGCTGTACCGCGACGGCCTGTGCGCGCTCCTCGCCACCGTGCCCGGGGTGCAGGTGACCGGCGCTGTCGACTCCGCCGCCGCGGCGCTCGCGGCGGCGGGCGATGCCGACCTCGTCCTGCTCGACCTGGAGATGCCCGGCGGGAGCGGGCTGGACGCGATCCGCGACCTCGTCGGCCAGGGGGTCTCGGTGCTCGTCCTGACCAGCCACGACGACGACGCGTCGGTCTACGCCGCGCTGCGAGCCGGGGCGCACGGCTACCTCCACAAGTCGACCGGGCCGGAGGAGCTCACGCGGGCGGTGCTCGCCGTGGCCGCCGGAGACGGGCTGTTCGGCTCGCAGGTCATGGAGCGCATCACCCGGCACTTCGCGAGCGGTGGTCGGGCGAGCGCGTCGAGCGTCCTCCCGCAGCTGACGCCGCGGGAGAGGGAGGTGCTGTCCCTCATGGTGGAGGGGCGGAGCACGGCGGAGATCGCCGACCACTTCGTCGTCAGTCTCAAGACCGTCCGCAACCAGGTCTCGTCGATCCTGGTGAAGCTGCGGGCCAGGGACCGTGTCCACGCCGTCGCCATCGGCAGGGAGCACGGTCTGGGCGCCTGA
- a CDS encoding glycosyltransferase family 2 protein: MKLSVLVPVFNEAGTAQAALKRILDVDYPCELEVVVVDDGSTDGTRGVLAQVEDPRLSVHHHAVNQGKGAAIRTAAKHATGDYMIICDADLEYAPEEIPTLLAPVLAGEAVVVYGTRTFGSHTAYSFWYVLGNKSVTMAANVLFDCWISDLETCFKLLPLDLYRELAVEAAGFGMEAEVTAKLLARGLRPFEVPITYKARSREEGKKLTWKDGVEALWILSRERVRAGQSRRRALR; the protein is encoded by the coding sequence GTGAAGCTCTCGGTCCTGGTGCCCGTGTTCAACGAGGCTGGCACCGCCCAGGCCGCGCTCAAGCGCATCCTCGACGTCGACTACCCGTGCGAGCTCGAGGTCGTCGTCGTCGACGACGGCTCCACCGACGGCACGCGCGGGGTCCTCGCGCAGGTCGAGGACCCCCGGCTGTCGGTCCACCACCACGCTGTCAACCAGGGCAAGGGCGCGGCGATCCGCACGGCGGCGAAGCACGCCACCGGCGACTACATGATCATCTGCGACGCCGACCTGGAGTACGCCCCCGAGGAGATCCCGACCCTGCTCGCGCCCGTGCTCGCCGGCGAGGCCGTGGTCGTCTACGGCACCCGCACGTTCGGCAGCCACACGGCGTACAGCTTCTGGTACGTCCTCGGCAACAAGAGCGTGACGATGGCCGCCAACGTGCTGTTCGACTGCTGGATCAGCGACCTCGAGACCTGCTTCAAGCTGCTGCCGCTCGACCTCTACCGCGAGCTCGCCGTCGAGGCGGCCGGCTTCGGCATGGAGGCCGAGGTGACCGCCAAGCTGCTGGCGCGCGGCCTGCGTCCCTTCGAGGTGCCGATCACCTACAAGGCCCGCAGCCGCGAGGAGGGCAAGAAGCTCACCTGGAAGGACGGCGTCGAGGCGCTCTGGATCCTGTCGCGCGAGCGCGTCCGCGCAGGCCAGAGCCGCCGGCGCGCACTGCGCTGA
- a CDS encoding glycosyltransferase family 39 protein, whose protein sequence is MVVHEGDLPPSGSLPPRPARTTPRSTARSTARSTARHAARPAARPAARHAAPEESSALAVRLWTVGVPLLLVLLGAAVRIRQWAVGRSLWLDEALIGESLVSRGYTALVTEPLLHNQAAPVLWLWAERLAIDLFGTDERVLRIVPMLAGFAVLGLTWALARRLLPAVVVPVPVAIVALSPSLTYYANEVKQYSSDVAVVLVLVLLALRAMRGTRDVAVLAAAGAVLLWLSHAAVLALAGISLVLVLRHAVGRRWREAVLTAGVLSGWLVSLGVAFVLVLDDLRDNRVLEDYWAYTFPTDDGLARWIGRRWLDLTETPLGLRLPELALALLALGAARLLWVARARGAAALAIVAMATLAASLSAYPFAGRLSLWLVPLAALAIGALVPDRMDLPRAAWLLAVTVALSLTLVPALRETPPRLIEAQYVEELEPVLRQVAAERQPGDHVLVHIAARGGYDYYERFVPIRRDGVILLIDTPAQGCDDRIALRTGRFATERVWVVFSHELVDTGRLGSTADLIARIQTVSSIARTIQAPGSQAFLFDPVAGPQAVQPTTYRNPMRCLGVYRASR, encoded by the coding sequence GTGGTCGTGCACGAGGGCGACCTGCCGCCGTCGGGGTCGCTGCCGCCACGACCGGCCCGCACCACCCCCCGCAGCACCGCCCGCAGCACCGCCCGCAGCACCGCCCGACATGCCGCCCGACCTGCCGCCCGACCTGCCGCCCGACACGCCGCCCCCGAGGAGTCCTCCGCCCTCGCCGTGCGGCTCTGGACCGTGGGCGTGCCGCTGCTGCTCGTCCTGCTCGGCGCCGCGGTCCGCATCCGGCAGTGGGCGGTCGGCCGGTCGCTGTGGCTCGACGAGGCGCTCATCGGCGAGTCACTGGTGTCGCGCGGTTACACCGCGCTGGTCACCGAGCCACTGCTCCACAACCAGGCAGCCCCGGTCCTGTGGCTGTGGGCCGAGCGGCTCGCGATCGACCTGTTCGGCACCGACGAGCGAGTGCTGCGCATCGTGCCGATGCTCGCCGGCTTCGCCGTGCTCGGCCTCACCTGGGCGCTGGCCCGTCGGCTGCTGCCTGCCGTCGTCGTGCCGGTGCCCGTCGCGATCGTCGCGCTCAGCCCGTCGCTGACCTACTACGCCAACGAGGTCAAGCAGTACTCCAGCGACGTCGCCGTCGTGCTCGTCCTCGTGCTGCTCGCTCTGCGCGCGATGCGTGGCACGCGCGACGTCGCGGTGCTCGCCGCCGCCGGCGCCGTCCTGCTCTGGCTGTCGCACGCCGCCGTCCTGGCCCTCGCCGGCATCAGCCTGGTGCTGGTCCTCCGGCACGCCGTCGGTCGCCGCTGGCGCGAGGCAGTCCTGACCGCTGGGGTGCTGTCGGGCTGGCTCGTCTCGCTCGGCGTGGCCTTCGTGCTCGTGCTCGACGACCTGCGCGACAACCGGGTCCTCGAGGACTACTGGGCCTACACCTTCCCCACCGACGACGGGCTGGCCCGGTGGATCGGCCGCCGCTGGCTCGACCTCACCGAGACTCCGCTGGGTCTGCGGCTGCCCGAGCTCGCGCTCGCGCTGCTGGCCCTCGGCGCTGCCCGGCTGCTGTGGGTCGCCCGGGCCCGCGGGGCGGCCGCGCTCGCGATCGTCGCGATGGCGACCCTCGCGGCCTCGCTGTCGGCGTACCCCTTTGCCGGTCGGCTGTCGCTGTGGCTGGTGCCCCTCGCCGCCCTCGCGATCGGCGCCCTCGTCCCCGACCGGATGGACCTGCCGCGGGCGGCCTGGCTGCTCGCCGTCACCGTCGCGCTGTCCCTCACCCTCGTGCCCGCGCTGCGCGAGACCCCACCGCGGCTGATCGAGGCGCAGTACGTCGAGGAGCTCGAGCCGGTGCTGCGCCAGGTCGCCGCGGAGCGCCAGCCCGGTGACCATGTCCTGGTCCACATCGCGGCCCGTGGCGGCTACGACTACTACGAGCGCTTCGTCCCGATCCGGCGCGACGGCGTGATCCTGCTCATCGACACCCCCGCGCAGGGCTGCGACGACCGCATCGCACTGCGCACCGGCCGCTTCGCGACCGAGCGGGTCTGGGTCGTCTTCAGCCACGAGCTCGTCGACACCGGGCGGCTGGGCAGCACCGCCGACCTCATCGCCCGCATCCAGACGGTGTCGTCGATCGCACGCACCATCCAGGCACCGGGCTCGCAGGCGTTCCTCTTCGACCCGGTCGCCGGGCCGCAGGCCGTCCAGCCGACGACCTACCGCAACCCGATGCGCTGCCTCGGGGTCTACCGCGCGTCGCGCTGA
- a CDS encoding MBL fold metallo-hydrolase, with protein MQLTVLGCAGTFPGPDSPCSGYLVEHDGFRLVLDLGAGALGQLQRHCGLLDVDAVYITHLHADHCIDLVAYSYARRYHPDGVPPVLPVYGPMGTRARISGSFEAPPVDGLLDVFDFRTVTAGTVAIGPFEVTTAIMNHPVECHGLRISAGGRTLAYSADTGETDALVEIARDADLLLCEASWLSDREHPPGVHLTGREAGEHAHRAAARRLVLTHVVAFVDGEMVMAEAKEAFDGPIELARMGSVYEV; from the coding sequence GTGCAGCTGACGGTGCTGGGCTGCGCCGGGACCTTCCCCGGCCCTGACTCGCCCTGCTCGGGCTACCTCGTGGAGCACGACGGCTTCCGGCTCGTCCTCGACCTCGGCGCGGGCGCGCTCGGCCAGTTGCAGCGCCACTGCGGCCTGCTCGACGTCGACGCGGTCTACATCACCCACCTGCACGCCGACCACTGCATCGACCTCGTCGCCTACTCCTACGCCCGCCGCTACCACCCCGACGGCGTCCCCCCGGTGCTCCCCGTCTACGGCCCGATGGGCACCCGGGCCCGCATCTCCGGCAGCTTCGAGGCCCCCCCGGTCGACGGCCTGCTCGACGTCTTCGACTTCCGCACCGTGACGGCCGGCACCGTGGCGATCGGGCCGTTCGAGGTGACGACCGCGATCATGAACCACCCCGTCGAGTGCCACGGCCTGCGCATCAGCGCCGGTGGCCGCACCCTGGCCTACTCCGCCGACACCGGCGAGACCGATGCGCTCGTCGAGATCGCCCGTGACGCCGACCTGCTGCTGTGCGAGGCGTCGTGGCTGTCGGACCGCGAGCACCCCCCGGGCGTCCACCTCACCGGTCGCGAGGCCGGCGAGCACGCCCACCGTGCCGCCGCCCGTCGCCTCGTCCTCACCCACGTCGTCGCCTTCGTCGACGGGGAGATGGTGATGGCGGAGGCCAAGGAGGCCTTCGACGGCCCGATCGAGCTGGCCCGGATGGGCAGCGTCTACGAGGTCTGA
- the murI gene encoding glutamate racemase → MGRSGVDDAPIGVFDSGAGGLTVARALIDQLPHEPLLYVGDTAHGPYGPLPLAEVRRHALAGMDALVARGVKALVIACNSASSACLRDARERYDVPVVEVIQPAVRRAVTATRSGKVGLLATAVTVSSRAYDDAFAAAPQVALTSAACPRFVDFVERGVTTGRQLLQLATHYLDPLLRADVDTVVLGCTHYPLLTGMISLVVGDGVTLVSSAEETAKDVYRLLAQEGLDRDAERPAPVHRFLATGDPEAFARLGRRFLGPEVGQVGRVDETGVAACS, encoded by the coding sequence GTGGGCAGGTCCGGTGTCGATGACGCGCCGATCGGTGTCTTCGACTCCGGTGCCGGTGGGCTGACGGTCGCCCGCGCGCTGATCGATCAGCTCCCGCACGAGCCGCTTCTCTACGTCGGCGACACCGCCCACGGCCCCTACGGCCCGCTCCCGCTCGCCGAGGTCCGCCGCCACGCCCTCGCGGGCATGGACGCGCTGGTCGCCCGCGGGGTGAAGGCCCTCGTCATCGCCTGCAACAGCGCGAGCAGCGCCTGCCTGCGCGACGCGCGCGAGCGCTACGACGTCCCCGTCGTCGAGGTCATCCAGCCCGCGGTCCGCCGCGCGGTCACGGCCACCCGCTCCGGCAAGGTGGGCCTGCTCGCCACGGCGGTGACCGTGAGCAGCCGGGCCTACGACGACGCCTTCGCGGCCGCACCGCAGGTCGCGCTCACCAGCGCGGCCTGCCCGCGCTTCGTCGACTTCGTCGAGCGAGGCGTCACCACGGGTCGCCAGCTGCTGCAGCTCGCCACCCACTACCTCGACCCGCTGCTGCGCGCCGATGTCGACACGGTGGTGCTCGGGTGCACCCACTACCCCCTGCTGACCGGCATGATCTCGCTCGTGGTCGGTGACGGCGTGACCCTGGTGAGCAGCGCGGAGGAGACGGCCAAGGACGTCTACCGCCTGCTCGCGCAGGAGGGCCTCGACCGCGACGCGGAGCGGCCCGCGCCGGTCCACCGCTTCCTGGCCACGGGCGACCCCGAGGCCTTCGCCCGGCTGGGTCGGCGGTTCCTCGGCCCCGAGGTCGGGCAGGTAGGCCGTGTGGACGAGACAGGGGTGGCGGCGTGCAGCTGA
- a CDS encoding cysteine synthase, with amino-acid sequence MRFDSLVESVGRTPLVGLPTLSPSPDVRLWAKLETNNPTGSVKDRAALYMVAEAEKEGLLRPGVTVLEPTSGNTGISLAMVCRMRGYRLVCVMPENTSIERRQLLTMYGAEIVTSPAAGGSNQAVAVAKQLAAENPDWVMLYQYGNPANALAHYETTGPEILEDLPTITHFIAGLGTTGTLMGTGRYLREHVPGVRIIAAEPRYGELVYGLRNIDEGFVPELYDASVLTSRFSVGPREALRRTRQLVEEEGVFAGISTGAILHAALGEAMKCVKAGQSADIAFVVCDGGWKYLSTGAYAGTLEEAEAALEGQLWA; translated from the coding sequence ATCCGGTTCGACTCGCTCGTCGAGTCCGTCGGGCGCACGCCGCTCGTCGGGCTCCCGACGCTGTCCCCGTCGCCGGACGTGCGGCTGTGGGCCAAGCTCGAGACGAACAACCCGACCGGGTCGGTGAAGGACCGGGCGGCGCTCTACATGGTCGCGGAGGCTGAGAAGGAAGGCCTGCTGCGGCCGGGCGTCACCGTGCTCGAGCCGACCAGCGGCAACACCGGCATCTCGCTGGCGATGGTGTGCCGGATGCGTGGCTACCGGCTGGTCTGCGTCATGCCGGAGAACACCTCGATCGAGCGGCGTCAGCTGCTCACGATGTACGGCGCGGAGATCGTCACCTCGCCAGCCGCCGGCGGGTCGAACCAGGCCGTCGCGGTCGCCAAGCAGCTGGCCGCGGAGAACCCCGACTGGGTGATGCTCTACCAGTACGGCAACCCGGCCAACGCGCTCGCGCACTACGAGACGACCGGCCCGGAGATCCTCGAGGACCTGCCGACGATCACCCACTTCATCGCGGGCCTCGGCACCACGGGCACCCTCATGGGCACCGGCCGCTACCTGCGCGAGCACGTCCCGGGAGTGCGGATCATCGCCGCCGAGCCGCGCTACGGCGAGCTGGTCTACGGCCTGCGCAACATCGACGAGGGCTTCGTCCCGGAGCTGTACGACGCCTCCGTGCTGACGTCGCGCTTCTCGGTCGGCCCGCGCGAGGCCCTGCGCCGGACCCGCCAGCTGGTCGAGGAGGAGGGCGTCTTCGCGGGCATCTCCACGGGCGCGATCCTGCACGCCGCGCTCGGCGAGGCGATGAAGTGCGTCAAGGCCGGGCAGTCCGCCGACATCGCCTTCGTGGTCTGTGACGGCGGCTGGAAGTACCTCTCGACCGGCGCCTACGCCGGCACCCTCGAGGAGGCCGAGGCGGCCCTCGAGGGCCAGCTCTGGGCCTGA
- a CDS encoding histidine kinase: MGLPRRRALALLLLHTVLLCVALLVLALGGHNRTGGSDSWWLLAGAVPASLVAALLADRRPGTTVGRCLAVLASAQLLSVTARVLSQDWQRSSWVSDRLGDVLFVGTLPVLALLVVAFPDRARGRWRAVQRGQVALLSAAALLVVVAGRDGVASAAARGAVVVVVLAGVVRIGELVRTWRRASGEERTPYTWFVVGAASLLPLYATGAVLSALDITALDGPATAYVLGVLPASLGLAIVRGRLYELDIVVNRALVLSTTSVVLLLAYVTLAAAAGATGASPGRPAVSAVLAVATALAFGTVRQAAQRLVDRALYGDRDEPGRALQRLGQQLAGAVAPEEVADRVVDAVRAAIRSPSVELLTDDLGRPGDFVLEHAGHRLGVLRVAPRVGEQALSAHDTALLHDLARQAAVALYAGRLADDLAASRERLVASREEERARLRRDLHDELSPSLAGIALSVGAARARVHDDPDGAEQLLARVADESRATTGVVRRVLAGLAPPGLAELGLVAALERRVDELSHAGQCRVTLVVEGVPAVPPDVEVVAYRVAVEGVANALRHSGAGAVQVRVRQDETRLSVEVADDGCGPPAPDQEGNGIRGCRSRVRELGGHLALTPLEDGGGTRLEAVLPVSGGADR; this comes from the coding sequence ATGGGGCTGCCGCGGCGCCGCGCCCTGGCGCTCCTGCTGCTCCACACCGTGCTCCTGTGCGTCGCGCTCCTGGTCCTGGCCCTGGGTGGTCACAACCGGACGGGCGGGTCGGACTCCTGGTGGCTGCTGGCGGGCGCCGTGCCGGCCTCGCTCGTGGCTGCGCTGCTGGCCGACCGCCGTCCTGGGACGACGGTCGGGCGGTGCCTCGCCGTGCTCGCGAGCGCTCAGCTCCTGAGCGTCACGGCGAGGGTGCTGAGCCAGGACTGGCAGCGCTCGAGCTGGGTCTCCGATCGCCTCGGCGACGTGCTCTTCGTCGGGACCCTGCCGGTGCTCGCCCTCCTCGTCGTGGCCTTCCCGGACCGGGCGCGCGGACGGTGGCGCGCAGTGCAGCGGGGCCAGGTCGCGCTGCTGTCGGCTGCAGCGCTGCTGGTGGTCGTCGCAGGACGCGACGGGGTCGCCTCGGCCGCGGCCCGCGGTGCTGTCGTCGTCGTCGTCCTCGCCGGGGTCGTCCGCATCGGCGAACTGGTGCGGACGTGGCGGCGGGCCAGCGGGGAGGAGCGCACGCCCTACACCTGGTTCGTGGTCGGAGCGGCCAGCCTCCTCCCGCTGTACGCGACGGGTGCCGTCCTCAGCGCGCTGGACATCACCGCCCTGGACGGTCCGGCCACGGCGTACGTCCTCGGGGTGCTCCCGGCCTCCCTGGGTCTCGCGATCGTGCGCGGACGGCTGTACGAGCTCGACATCGTGGTGAACCGGGCGCTCGTGCTGAGCACGACGTCGGTGGTCCTGCTCCTGGCGTACGTGACCCTCGCGGCCGCGGCGGGCGCCACGGGAGCGTCACCCGGCCGCCCGGCAGTGTCGGCAGTGCTCGCGGTCGCGACCGCCCTGGCCTTCGGGACCGTCCGCCAGGCGGCGCAGCGCCTCGTCGACCGGGCGCTCTACGGCGACCGCGACGAGCCGGGGCGCGCGCTGCAGCGCCTTGGTCAGCAGCTGGCCGGCGCCGTGGCCCCCGAGGAGGTCGCCGACCGCGTGGTGGACGCGGTGCGCGCGGCGATCCGAAGCCCCTCCGTCGAGCTGCTGACCGACGACCTGGGGCGGCCGGGGGACTTCGTCCTCGAGCACGCCGGGCACCGGCTCGGCGTGCTGCGGGTAGCGCCACGGGTCGGGGAGCAGGCGCTGTCGGCCCACGACACGGCGCTGCTGCACGACCTCGCGCGGCAGGCCGCGGTCGCGCTCTACGCCGGACGGCTCGCCGACGACCTCGCCGCCTCGCGCGAGCGGCTCGTGGCCAGCCGAGAGGAGGAGCGGGCCCGTCTCCGTCGCGACCTCCACGACGAGCTCAGCCCCTCGCTCGCGGGCATTGCCCTGTCCGTCGGCGCGGCCCGTGCCCGGGTCCACGACGACCCGGACGGCGCCGAGCAGCTGCTGGCCCGCGTGGCTGACGAGTCCCGAGCGACGACCGGCGTCGTCCGGCGCGTGCTCGCCGGTCTCGCGCCGCCGGGGCTGGCCGAGCTGGGACTGGTCGCGGCCCTCGAGCGGCGCGTCGACGAGCTGTCGCACGCCGGTCAGTGCCGCGTCACGCTCGTCGTGGAGGGGGTGCCCGCCGTGCCGCCGGACGTGGAGGTCGTCGCCTACCGCGTGGCCGTCGAGGGCGTGGCCAACGCGCTTCGCCACAGCGGCGCCGGCGCCGTGCAGGTCCGGGTCCGCCAGGACGAGACCCGGCTCAGCGTGGAGGTGGCGGACGACGGCTGCGGACCGCCCGCCCCCGACCAGGAGGGCAACGGGATCCGGGGCTGCCGGAGCCGCGTGCGCGAGCTGGGCGGACACCTCGCCCTCACCCCGCTCGAGGACGGCGGAGGCACCCGGCTCGAGGCCGTGCTGCCGGTGAGCGGGGGCGCCGACCGATGA
- the rdgB gene encoding RdgB/HAM1 family non-canonical purine NTP pyrophosphatase: MSAPQVVLATRNAGKVAELSRILAPYGVALVALPDDVEPGPETGATFEANALAKAVEACAATGLPAVADDSGLVVDALNGMPGVLSARWAGAHGDDAANLALVLGQVGDVPDERRGAGFVCAAAYALPDGRTGVVEGVLRGRLVHEPRGTGGFGYDPAFVPDGHDRTTAEMAPADKDAISHRGQAFRALAPQLAAALGEPA; the protein is encoded by the coding sequence GTGAGCGCACCCCAGGTGGTGCTCGCCACCCGCAACGCCGGCAAGGTCGCCGAGCTCTCGCGCATCCTCGCGCCCTACGGCGTCGCGCTCGTCGCGCTGCCCGACGACGTCGAGCCGGGGCCGGAGACCGGCGCGACCTTCGAGGCCAACGCGCTCGCCAAGGCCGTCGAGGCCTGCGCCGCCACCGGCCTGCCCGCGGTCGCCGACGACAGCGGGCTGGTCGTCGACGCGCTCAACGGCATGCCCGGGGTGCTGTCGGCCCGCTGGGCGGGCGCGCACGGCGACGACGCCGCCAACCTCGCGCTGGTGCTCGGCCAGGTCGGCGACGTGCCCGACGAGCGGCGCGGCGCGGGCTTCGTCTGCGCGGCGGCCTACGCCCTGCCCGACGGTCGCACCGGCGTCGTCGAGGGCGTGCTGCGGGGCAGGCTGGTCCACGAGCCGCGGGGCACCGGGGGGTTCGGCTACGACCCGGCCTTCGTGCCCGATGGGCACGACCGCACCACCGCCGAGATGGCGCCCGCGGACAAGGACGCGATCAGCCACCGCGGCCAGGCCTTCCGCGCCCTCGCTCCGCAGCTCGCCGCCGCCCTGGGGGAGCCGGCGTGA